From Pseudomonas arsenicoxydans:
TGTGGCGGTGCACCGAGGTGGCAGTCGAGATCGCCGACGTTCAGCCCGCAATCCAGCAGGCGCTGGCGCAACGCGGCCAGATTGCTTTCGATCAGGCTCGCGGTATATGGCCGTTCTGCCCAGAGCTGGCTGGACAGGCTGCCCTTGATCAACTGTGCCTGAATCTGCAATGGACCCAAGGGCTCCATGTCAAACGCCAGATCTACGCGCCACAGTTGCTGTTTCGGCTCGCGTTCGTCGCGGCGTTCGTGCGGTGGTTCCTTTTCGGGGGCTTCTTCGCGCTGGAACTTGACCTGCAGCGGCACGATGTCCTGCAGGTTGCGCATCGGAATTTCCAGCTGCCAGGTGCTGAGCAGTCGACCATCATCCGTCACGCCAGTCTGTTCCAGGCTCGACAGTTGATGGCTTTGCAGGCGCGAAACCGCCGCCGCTGCCAGGCGCAACAAATGCTCCAGATCGTTTTCACCGTCCTGGCTTTGCAGCAGGCGTTCGGGGAGCGGGAAACTGCTCGGTTGTGGTTTGGCGCTGACCTGGCCGAGCATGCCGAGGGCGCTGCGCACGAAGCTTGGCATGGTCTGGACCAGCGTATTGGCGGCGATGATCGCGTTGAGAGTGGTATTGGCCGGCAGCCCTGGCGTCAGTTGTGCGATCAGCTTGAGCAGGTCACCTTTCATGTCTGGCGCCAGCGTCGGGTTCTGCCCGGTGAGCAATTTCGCTTCAAGGAACAGACCGCTATTGGCCAGCGCTTGAGCGAGGCCTTTGGGGGTACTGAGTTGTTGAACGTCCGGCAAACCGGCCAGCAGTTTTTCCACGGCGCTGCGCAGGTCGCTGGACGTCTGGTCCGACGGTGTAAGGTTTTGCAATGCGTTGATCAATCCATCCAGTGACCCTTGGCGGCTCTGCTGACTGACCAATTGCTGGGTGACCGCCAGTTGCTCTTGACGGTTGCTCAACGGTACGAATTTCAGTGTTTGCGTGTCTTGCACCAAGGCGCTCAACAGTGTGCCGATGCGCAAAGGGGTCGGGCTATCGATGCTCAGCGTGCTGCCACTCAATGCGGTGTTGAGCAGGCTCACCATCGAGCGAAACACCTTGGGCTGGCCCGGCACTTGCGGCAGCACTTGCGAGGTCAGCACTTTGCCTTGCAGCAAGGTGCCGACCGGCAGTTGCGCCGTGTCGATGCGGGTGAGGGTGGCGACGCTGGACGCAATGGCCTGTTGTACGGTAATCGCCAGGTTGCTCGCCGACGGTTGGGTAATCGCCAGGCTGGTGCCTTGGGGCAGCGGTTGGGTGCTGGTTGCCTGAACCGTGGTCTGGCGGCCACTGTCGAGGGTGACTTTGAGCAACAATTGAAAGCTCTGATCCGCCTGCTTGAGCGACAGCACTTCGGCCTGGGCCGTCTGGCCAGCGCTGATCAGGCCCTCCATCGGCTGCAACAGCTTGAGCAGGTCGCCACTCGCTACCAAGGGCCGCGACGTCGCGGGCGTGGTTTGCGGTAGCGGGAGGATGTTCATTTCGCCTGTCATACGCGGTCACAACCTGAGGAAAATGCACTCTTTAGAGTAGGGCATGGCATGTATAATGCCGCCCGTCTTTCGGGGAGTGGCGAAAACATTGCAATTGTTTGACACAGCTCTCTAGAACAGGCCGCCAATGCATCTATGCTGCATCTCTTTAGCGGCCGCTGTGCCGCCGACTTGAACCGCAAAAGGCCCGTGATCTCTTGACCAGTCCAGTCCTGCAAACCGTTGCCCTCGCTTGTGAGCGAGACCTTCGGCTGCTCTTCGAAAATCTCGATTTGAGACTGGCCAGTGGCGAAATGGTACAAATCAGCGGTCCCAACGGCAGTGGCAAAACCAGCCTCTTGCGCTTGCTGTCCGGCTTGATGCAGCCGACCGCCGGTCAGGTCCTGCTCAATGGCCAGCCGCTGAACGATCAGCGTCTTGAGCTGGCGCGCAACCTGCTGTGGATCGGCCATGCCGCCGGGATCAAGGATCTGCTGACGCCGGAAGAGAACCTGAGCTGGCTTTGCGCCTTGCATCAACCCGCGTCTCATGACGCGATCTGGCAGGCGCTGGGAGCTGTCGGCCTGCGCGGTTTCGAGGATGTGCCCTGCCACACGCTGTCCGCCGGGCAGCAACGCCGCGTGGCGCTGGCGCGTCTGTACCTGGACAGCCCGCCGCTGTGGATCCTCGATGAACCGTTTACCGCGCTCGACAAACAAGGCGTGGCGCAGCTTGAGGAACACCTGGCCATCCACTGTGAGCGTGGCGGCATGGTAGTGCTGACCACTCACCATACGCTGAGCCGGATGCCGGCCACTTATCGCGACATTGATTTGGGGAAATGGGCCGTATGAGTGTTTTCGGCCTGTTGGTCGCCCGTGAGGCCCGTCTGCTGTTTCGCCGTCCGGCGGAGCTGGCCAATCCGCTAGTATTCTTTGCGATCGTGGTGTCGCTGTTCCCGCTGGCCGTCGGACCTGAGTCTCAATTGTTGCAAACCTTGTCTCCGGGGCTGGTCTGGGTGGCGGCCCTTTTATCGGTCTTGCTCTCGCTGGACGGGCTTTTCCGCAGTGATTTCGAGGACGGTTCCCTGGAACAGTGGGTCCTTTCGTCGCACCCCCTGCCTCTTCTGGTTTTGGCCAAGGTACTGGCACACTGGGCCTTCTCTGGCCTGGCACTGGTTTTGCTCGCTCCACTGCTGGCGTTGATGCTCGGTTTGCCAACCGCTTGTCTGCCGGTGTTGCTGCTTTCCTTATTGCTCGGTACACCGGTGCTGAGCCTGCTCGGTGCGGTGGGCGCAGCCCTGACGGTAGGATTGAAGCGCGGCGGCCTATTGCTGGCCCTGCTGATTCTGCCGCTGTACATCCCGGTGTTGATTCTCGGCAGTGGCGCCTTGCAGGCAGCCTTGCAGGGCATGCCGGCGACCGGTTATCTCTTGTGGCTTGGTAGCCTGACCGCCCTGGCGATAACCCTGACACCTTTTGCAATAGCTGCTGGCCTGAAGATCAGCGTCGGCGAATAATGAGGTCTGGTCAAAATTTGATCAGTAAAGACCCTGGGCTGCTTGTAACAACGAGCGGCCACCGTGATGGAAACAGTAATGAACTGGACCTGGTTTCATAAGCTCGGCTCGCCCAAATGGTTTTACGGCATCAGTGGCAAACTGCTGCCGTGGCTGAGCATCGCCGCGTTGCTGCTGATTGGCGTCGGAGTCGTCTGGGGCCTGGCCTTCGCGCCGCCGGATTACCAGCAAGGCAACAGCTTCCGCATCATCTATATCCATGTTCCGGCCGCCATGCTGGCCCAGTCCTGCTATGTCATGCTGGCCGTGTGCGGCGTGGTCGGGCTGGTGTGGAAGATGAAACTGGCCGATGTCGCCTTGCAATGCGCGGCGCCCATCGGTGCCTGGATGACCGCGGTGGCGCTGGTCACCGGCGCGATCTGGGGCAAACCGACCTGGGGTTCGTGGTGGGTCTGGGACGCGCGACTAACGTCCATGCTTATTCTGCTGTTTCTGTACTTCGGTCTCATTGCGCTGGGCAACGCCATCAGCAATCGTGACAGCGCCGCCAAGGCGTGC
This genomic window contains:
- the fliK gene encoding flagellar hook-length control protein FliK, translated to MTGEMNILPLPQTTPATSRPLVASGDLLKLLQPMEGLISAGQTAQAEVLSLKQADQSFQLLLKVTLDSGRQTTVQATSTQPLPQGTSLAITQPSASNLAITVQQAIASSVATLTRIDTAQLPVGTLLQGKVLTSQVLPQVPGQPKVFRSMVSLLNTALSGSTLSIDSPTPLRIGTLLSALVQDTQTLKFVPLSNRQEQLAVTQQLVSQQSRQGSLDGLINALQNLTPSDQTSSDLRSAVEKLLAGLPDVQQLSTPKGLAQALANSGLFLEAKLLTGQNPTLAPDMKGDLLKLIAQLTPGLPANTTLNAIIAANTLVQTMPSFVRSALGMLGQVSAKPQPSSFPLPERLLQSQDGENDLEHLLRLAAAAVSRLQSHQLSSLEQTGVTDDGRLLSTWQLEIPMRNLQDIVPLQVKFQREEAPEKEPPHERRDEREPKQQLWRVDLAFDMEPLGPLQIQAQLIKGSLSSQLWAERPYTASLIESNLAALRQRLLDCGLNVGDLDCHLGAPPQGTQTRLEQRWVDETA
- the ccmA gene encoding cytochrome c biogenesis heme-transporting ATPase CcmA, which codes for MTSPVLQTVALACERDLRLLFENLDLRLASGEMVQISGPNGSGKTSLLRLLSGLMQPTAGQVLLNGQPLNDQRLELARNLLWIGHAAGIKDLLTPEENLSWLCALHQPASHDAIWQALGAVGLRGFEDVPCHTLSAGQQRRVALARLYLDSPPLWILDEPFTALDKQGVAQLEEHLAIHCERGGMVVLTTHHTLSRMPATYRDIDLGKWAV
- the ccmB gene encoding heme exporter protein CcmB is translated as MSVFGLLVAREARLLFRRPAELANPLVFFAIVVSLFPLAVGPESQLLQTLSPGLVWVAALLSVLLSLDGLFRSDFEDGSLEQWVLSSHPLPLLVLAKVLAHWAFSGLALVLLAPLLALMLGLPTACLPVLLLSLLLGTPVLSLLGAVGAALTVGLKRGGLLLALLILPLYIPVLILGSGALQAALQGMPATGYLLWLGSLTALAITLTPFAIAAGLKISVGE
- a CDS encoding heme ABC transporter permease, with amino-acid sequence MNWTWFHKLGSPKWFYGISGKLLPWLSIAALLLIGVGVVWGLAFAPPDYQQGNSFRIIYIHVPAAMLAQSCYVMLAVCGVVGLVWKMKLADVALQCAAPIGAWMTAVALVTGAIWGKPTWGSWWVWDARLTSMLILLFLYFGLIALGNAISNRDSAAKACAVLAIVGVINIPIIKYSVEWWNTLHQGATFTLTEKPAMPAEMWLPLLLTVLGFYCFFGAVLLLRMRLEVLKREARASWVKAEVQNSLEAVR